Below is a genomic region from Methanococcus maripaludis.
TTTGAATAATCATAATTAGTTGGATTTGTTACATTTCCAACAATTATAAGGGCTGTTTTTGTAATTCCTTCGCCTTTTACTTTTTCAGAGATATCGTTCAATGTTCCCCTGATTTTTTTCTCATCAGGCCATGATGCATGATATACTACTGAAACTGCGGTATCTTCAGGGTAACCGCCTTCGATTAACTCACTGCATACCTTTTCAATCATTCCTGTTCCAAGATAAATTGCCATTGTAGCGTTGTGTTTTGCGAGTGCGATTAAACTTTCTTTTGCAGGTTTTGGAGTTCTTCCTTCAGGTCGTGTAATTATTACTGTTTGTGAGACATCTGGAAGTGTCAGTTCTGATTTTAAAGTTGCAGCAGCTGCAAAAAGCGATGTAACTCCGGGAATGATATTTACATCAATTTCATATTTTTCCAATTCATCAATCTGCTCTTTTATTGCACCGTAGAGTGCAGGGTCTCCAGTATGAACCCTTACAACCGTTAAACCGTTATTGATTCCGTTTACTGCAACGTCAATTACTTCATCAAGTGTCATCGTTGCACTGTTGTAGATTTTTGCGCCTTTTTTATTGTATTCCAAAACTTCAGGATTAACAAGGGAACCTGCGTAAATTAAGATATCTGCACTTTCGATCGCGTTTTTTCCCTTTATCGTGATTAATTCCTTGTCTCCAGGGCCCGCTCCAACAATAATCATCTTTTTCATCATTTCACCGATTTATTAAAATTATTCAGTTGCTTTTTTCAAAATTTCATAAGTTGTTCCATATATCACGTTGCTTTTACAGAAACCGGGTAAATATGTTGCAGCCTTTCCAGAATTCGTTGCAACATTTTTGTAGCCCATATCTTCAATTGGGGCTACAACCATGCACGTGTCGACAACTACTTTTCCGCCAGCGTCTTCGATAATTTTTGTGTATCCCATCCTGTCAGCAATCGATTTCATGTGAATTGATGTGCATACCCAGACTTCTGCATTGAATTTAGCATTTTCTGCCTTAACAAACTCTGCAACTTCTTTGATTTCGTCGAGACTGCAGTGTGGGCATCCGATACAGATTAAATCTGGTTTTTCCGAAGTTTTGAAGTTTTCGTACTCTTTTTCAAAATCATCTTTTCCAATAACGACTTTTTCAAGGTTTCCAGTTTCCAGTCCCTTTTTTGCTTCTGGGGTTATTCCTTCAACGTGGTAGAGTGCAACACCGCCACTTGCTGCAAGTGCTGCTCCAAGTGATTTTAAATAATCATTTTTAATTGATTCGCAATTTTTAAATTTAAAGTATGGAATTCCGTTTTTTACAATTCTTCCGGTAATTCTTCCCAAAATTCCGTAAAATGAACTCGAATCCTCAAGTTCCATGTCAACTTCAAACACTTGCGTTGGAAGCCTGTTTTCAGTTAAATGGTACCCATAACATGGCGTTTTTCCAATAATTGCTGCTGCTAACGCAGAAGGTCCGCCTTCCCTGTTTGTTCTTGCACCAATTACAGAATTTACGTAAGCTACAGCAGATGATTCTGCCCATGCAACGTGTGAACCAAAAATTGGAACATTTCCAGTTAAATACGGTGTACAGGTACAGCTTATTTCAATTTCCATTCTTTTAAAACAATTAATTATTTCAAGTTGCTTTTTCGCAAAATCTTTTGGAAATTTAAGTTCATCGTATCTTATCAAATCCATTCCAGCAGGATTTAACGTTGTTGGAACAGATACCTTTAAACCCTGATCTGCAAGATCTTTTAAAAATTCCAGTCCTTTTTCACCGATAGTTTTATACGAAACACCGGAAACTTGTGCAGAAGATATATCTACTAATTTTTCTGCTCCGTAAATATCCCCTAAAGATACAAGTAAGTTCATGCAGGTTTCTAGGGCTTCCCCGTATTCTCCGGCATATAATTTTTCCTCTTCTCTCGTCAGATGCATAATTTTCACCTTTTACCTTACTAATTATGGAGTCCCAAAATATAAAAATAATGGAGATAGTTTTAACTCGTGAAAAAATGGAAATAACTGCAACACCGATAAGAACAAGATATATCGATAGAAACGAAGACTTTGTATCAGAATCCATCAATTCTTTAAAAAATGAAATTGAAAACGGATTTGAAATAAAAAACGGGGATTTTTTAGTAGTCAGTGAAAAATTTATCGCTACAAGTGAGGATAATTTTGTTGATGAAAGTTTGGCAGACCCGAAATTCTGGGCATATTTTACATACTACCTATCAAAATACGGCTGGGGATATGTTTTAGGCCCGCTTTTAGGTACCAGAGGAGATAGGGTTAAAAATTTAAGAAAAATGCCAAAAAAGGAAACATTGAAACACAAACAGGTTGTAATCGAAAATGTAGGATTAATATACGCACTAAAACCTGCGTCAGAAGGCGGAATTGATTTAACAAACGTTCCTGGAACTTATGCATCCCTCCTTCCAGAAAACCCTGAAAATTCTGCAAAAAAACTCCATAAACAAATAAAAGAAGACTTAAATCTGGATTTAACTGTCATGGTAATTGACACAGATGCAACGTACAGATTTTTTAATTGCTATGTAACTGCACTTCCAATTGCAATTGATGGAATAATTTCAAAAATAGGTGTTTTTGGATATATTTTGGGGAAATTTGGAAAAATACTAAATCAGGGAGGACTATGTGGCGCAACCCCGCTTGCAATTTCAGGAAACGAAAATTACAAAAAATACCCCTTAAAAACGATTCTATATATTGCAAACCTTTCGGATACTTCTCAGGTCCCATATACTAAATCAATACACGATTTGATGAAAAAATACAATACCTTTGAAATAACCGTTGATGTTTTAAAAGAGATGGAACACAGCCCGTTAGTTATTGTAAAATGCGAATAATTTAAAAAAGTAAAAAAATATTATTATCGTTTTGGTTCGTTTATTGCAGATTCTATTAATGATTGGATCATCAAATCATGCGATAATTTGTAAATATCAAACTCATTTTTATTTTCCACGTCTAAAAGTTCCAAAAGATCGCCTGAAAGCGAAGTTTCAATACATTTGCTTTTATCCAAAATATATACCTGTTTTCCATCTTCAAGTTCTACTTCGGTGCATTCTGACTTCAATGCCACAATTACAGGCGGTTCCTCAATTTCGGGCCTTTCTAATTTTATATCCGTAAAATCTGGATCATTTGAAGATACTTTCTCTTTTATCGAGTAACAAAGATCATTTATGTATTCCTGATTCCACGTCCTTCTTAAGTTAATTAATTCTCGTTCAAGACTTGAAAGAAATTCTTTTGGATATTCTTCAATTACTTCCCTTAAAAACTCCATATTATATTTTGCCTTGTCTGCAGCCTTTAAAATTATTTCGAGGTTCTTTCTCTCGATGTAGCCGGATTTTACCATTGCAATCGTTGCTTCTTTTGAGAGTTCTTCGTCTGAAAGTTTCAACCTTACATTATTAATATATCTGTTAATGTACTTTTGATCGTATTTTCCAAGATTGCCCACAATTCGAAGAGCCTGCTTTGAAATGTATTTATCAGGATTATTCATCAACACACAGACTTTTTTATAGTGTCTTGTAGTAACTTTCGGGCTGTATTTTGATAAATTGTAAAGAAGCGTGATTGAAGGATAAATTACGTCCAAATCTTCGTCCAATAATGGATTTATGTTTAAATTTTCAAATTTAAGTGGTTCTGTGTAGCTTAATTTATTCAGTGCCAGAAGCGAATATATCTTAGTGTATTTATCGGGAGAACTTGTAAATTCAAAAAGGGTATCGAGTGCATTTTTTAAGTATTCCGGATATTTTTCAGAGTATTTCCATATCGAATAAATTGAACTTCGTCTGATTTCTAAATCATCGCTTTTTAACGAATCTATCAATATTTTAGAAGTATTTTCATCGAGTTCGTAATCTTTAATATCCCCTAAAATCTTGATTACTTTTGACTTCAGTGCAGAATCGTTTGAATCTAAACAGGACAATACATCATTTTGGCAGCATTTTATCAGATCAGGGTTAATTTCCCCGATATTTTTTATTAAATCCATTAAAATTGCTTTTGAAGTTATTTTTTCGCGTAATATTTCAAATAAATCAATTTTTTCTTCGCATTTTGAATTTAACATTATTTTTGAAACTGCGTATGCTGTTGCGCAAATTACATCAATGTTTGAATCATCAAAACATTTTTTCAAATTTTCCATGTACTGTTTAATATTATCATAACATATGAGCCCAAAATCTCCAAAAAATAAAACTGCATTTTTTCGAATTCTCCAGTCAGGATTTTCCAATAATTCTGCAATTTTTGGGACTAATGGCAAAACTTCAGAAGGGCTCGCCTTTGAGACCATTGAAAGTGAATTTAATGCCGCCCATTTTATTTTAAAGTCACCATTTAGTGCTTTTTCATAACTGGGAATAAAATATTTTATAGATTCCCCATTTTCAAATGCGTATTTTCCAGCAGCAAGAACATCTTGAAAATTTGAAAAATCAAAACTTGTCATTCCTTTTTTATTTGCACTATTTTTCTGATTTAAATGGTATTCCGTTGATTTAAAAGATCCTATCATAATATCACGCTTTTAATAGTAATATTATTATGAATAGAATTGATTATATTCGTTTTTTGCATGTGTTTGTGTAGGTTAACAGTTTTTCACCAAATTTACCTACATAAGTACATACATAATTACATACAACATCAAATACAGCATTATATGCCAAAACAAGTGCAAAAAAGGTATATATTATAAAAAAACGACATATTTCTTCGGGAATATCCCCAAGAGAGATACATTATCTCAAGGATTCAGAACTAAAATTTCCATTGGGAAATGCCTAAATAGCCATTTCTTGAACTTTGGAGGTTCAAATATGAAAATAACAAAATTCATGAAAAGCAAAAAAGGTGCTTCTGGAATAGGTACCTTGATTGTTTTTATTGCAATGGTATTAGTTGCTGCAGTTGCAGCAAGTGTTTTGATTAACACAAGCGGATTTTTACAACAAAAAGCTTCAACTACGGGAAAAGAAAGTACCGATCAGGTTGCAAGCGGATTACAAGTCGACGGGGTTACCGGACTTGCAAGTACTACGTTAGACAAAATGGTAGTTTATATTACTCCAAATGCAGGTAGTGCTGCAATTGACTTAAAAGAAACTAAAATATTTGTTACATATGATGATCAAAATCAAGTATTAAGTTACGACGGATTATTAGCAGCATCAGCAGATGGTGACATATTCTCATCAACAGCTGCATTAAGCCTCACAACTGCTGACGTAGTAGTTACAAGAGGTGGAGACAGAATTACAATTGTAACTGCTACAGATGTATCAACATTAACTGAAGGTACTGCAGTTACATTAGCTCCTGCAACAGCACAATCCGTAGATGACGTATGGATTACAGGTATTGCAGATATCGATGGCGTTACAGGTACCGTAATATCAAGCACAGGGGCAGGACCTTACACATTAGTAATCGCACTTGACAGCGATGATGCTACAACATTGGTTGCAATTGCAGATGGAACTAAAGATTCTATAAAAATAAATGGTATTGATAATATTGACATGACTTCAGCTACATTTACTGAAGATGCAAATGATGGTACAGTTATTGCAATAACTGGTGCTACAGCAGAAGATATTGACACCGATTCAGGATTATCAAATGGAGACACTGCTTCAATTACCCTTGATGACGGCTCAATAGTAAGTGCAGTTTCAGGTACAGTTTCCAACATAGGTGATGACACAATTACAATTACTGCTGCAATAACTGCAGTTACAGAAGATGAAACCTACACTGACACAACAGGTAGTTTATCAGGTACTACAGTTTGGGATGGAGTAGATGCTTCAAGTTTCAAAATATTAGTATTACAAGGAACAGTTACTGACGGTGTTATCGACAAAGGTGACCTCGTTGGAGTTGCTATTGATACAAATGCAATATTTGGAGGAATTCCAAATAGAGAAGCTGTTTCAGCAAAATTACAGCCAGAATTTGGTGCTCCAGGAATTGTTTCATTCACAACACCTGCAACATACAGTACATCAATTGTAGAATTACAATAAATTAAAAAAATAACCTAATTAAAACCACAACGAGGTTTTAACTATGAAAATAACGGAATTTATGAAAAGCAAAAAAGGTGCTTCTGGAATTGGTACCTTGATTGTTTTCATTGCAATGGTATTGGTTGCTGCAGTTGCAGCAAGTGTTTTGATTAACACAAGCGGATTTTTACAACAAAAAGCTGCAACAACTGGAAAAGAAAGTACAGAACAGGTTGCAAGCGGACTTCAAGTTTTGAATGTAATGGGATATACAAGTGCTACAAACGTAGACTATGTTGCAATTTATGCAACACCTAACGCAGGAAGTAGCTCAATTGATTTATCACAAGCTACATTAATGATTTCAGCTGGAACCAACAGGTTCATAAAAACATATGATTCTGAAGCAGCGAATCTTGCATTTACAGATTACGAAGAAACTGCGACAACTGACAAAAATATTTTTGCTACAGATGATGCTACTGGAAACGATTGCTGGAAATATGTAGATACTGCAGATAATGAATTCGGTATTGCTGTAATTCAAGATGCAGATAACACAGTAAGTGCTGCAAACCCAGTAATCAATAAAGGGGACATTGTTGTAATAACAATGAAAAAAGGAACATTGTCATTAAGTACTAGAACGCCTGTTTCAGGAGAAATTCAGCCAGAATTTGGAGCTCCCGGAGTTATTTCATTTACCACCCCTGCAACATACCTTAACGGTAAAGTTGTAGAATTACAATAAATTAAAAAAATAACCTAATTAAAACCACAACGAGGTTTTAACTATGAAAATAACGGAATTCATGAAAAGCAAAAAAGGTGCTTCTGGAATTGGTACCTTGATTGTTTTTATTGCAATGGTATTGGTTGCTGCAGTAGCAGCAAGTGTTTTGATTAACACAAGCGGATACTTACAACAAAAAGCTGCAACAACTGGAAAAGAAAGTACAGAACAGGTTGCAAGCGGACTTCAAATTATCCAAGTAATGGGTAAAGTGAATGTTGCTGCTGATGATATTGAATACATTACATTGATTGTAACACCTAACGCAGGTAGTGGCTCAATTGACCTATCAAAAGCTACATTAATGCTTACAGATGGAAATAAAAAAATAGTTAAAAAATATGCTGCTGATGAAGATGCTTTTGATTCAGATAAAGGTAGCCTTTTTACGGGACTTTCCTGGACAAATATTGATACATCAGCTACAGAATTTGGAATTAAAGAAATACAAGATGCTGACAACTCCTGTGCTGCAGCAACACCTGTAATCAATAAAGGTGACGTTGTAGCCATTACTATCAGTAATGTGGGAGGAGAATTAACCTTCGACCAGAGAACCTCTGTATCTGGTACCTTTGAACCTGAATTCGGTGCTCCAGGAGTTATTTCATTCACTACCCCTGCAACATACCTTACTCAAGGTGTTGTAGAACTTCAATAAGCCTTAATGCTTATTTTTAACGACGTGGGTGAAATGATGAAAAAATTCATGAAAAGCAAAAAAGGTGCTGTAGGAATTGGTACCTTAATCATTTTTATTGCAATGGTACTCGTTGCAGCAATTGCTGCATCAGTAATAATAAATACTGCTGGAAAACTTCAGCATAAAGCTTCAACCGTTGGGGATGAAAGTACCGAACAGGTTGCAAGTGGAATACAGGTTTTAAAAGTAATTGGACATTCAGATACCAAAACTTCACTTGATAAAATAGCAATCATGGTTGCACCAAATGTTGGTGGAGAAATCGATCTTTCGACAACGCTATTAACATTGGGTACAGGGGATGCAAAATATTCTCTCGTTTATGATGATACCCAATATAATTCAGATGTAAAAGATGACGGATCAGTGAGTATATTTGACGAAACTGAATGGGGTACAGGAAGCACATATGGTGTAATTGTATTACAAGATAGTGACAATTCAACCTCTGAATCCACACACCCAACAATAAATTACGGTGACAAAGTATACATTACAGTTGCTATGCAAATTAATTCAACTTCAAAAGTTTCCGGAGAAGTAATCCCAGATTACGGTGCTTCAGGAATCGTTGAATTTAGGGCTCCATCAGTATTTACTGAAACAGTAGTTGCACTTCAATAATGGTGATATTATGCCCAATATCTCTGATATTATTGAAGAGATAAAACAGAAGATCAAATTGGGCAAGAAGGCAAAAGAAAGTTCAGAACCTGAACCTGATGATGAATTTAGCTTTACACTTGAAGAGGAAGCAGCGAATGAATCTGAAGATTTGTTTGCTGCAAACGAAGAACTTCTTGCCAAAATAGGCGAACTTGAATCCAAGTTTCCAAAAATTGAAATGATGGTCACAAACCTGAGGAAGGAAAATGAAAACCTCAGGAGTGACATCCAATCTATTAATGAAAATTTTCAGGATATGATGGCCCTTTACGAAGTGGTGTCAAATCAAATTAATCCATTCATAGGAATTTCAAAAATCACAGCAACCAGCATGGAAAAAGTAGAGAAGATGGAAAATGAATCTCAAAACTTGCGAAAGAGGGTTGAAGAGCTTC
It encodes:
- a CDS encoding coenzyme F420-0:L-glutamate ligase, with translation MEIVLTREKMEITATPIRTRYIDRNEDFVSESINSLKNEIENGFEIKNGDFLVVSEKFIATSEDNFVDESLADPKFWAYFTYYLSKYGWGYVLGPLLGTRGDRVKNLRKMPKKETLKHKQVVIENVGLIYALKPASEGGIDLTNVPGTYASLLPENPENSAKKLHKQIKEDLNLDLTVMVIDTDATYRFFNCYVTALPIAIDGIISKIGVFGYILGKFGKILNQGGLCGATPLAISGNENYKKYPLKTILYIANLSDTSQVPYTKSIHDLMKKYNTFEITVDVLKEMEHSPLVIVKCE
- a CDS encoding flagellin; the encoded protein is MKITEFMKSKKGASGIGTLIVFIAMVLVAAVAASVLINTSGYLQQKAATTGKESTEQVASGLQIIQVMGKVNVAADDIEYITLIVTPNAGSGSIDLSKATLMLTDGNKKIVKKYAADEDAFDSDKGSLFTGLSWTNIDTSATEFGIKEIQDADNSCAAATPVINKGDVVAITISNVGGELTFDQRTSVSGTFEPEFGAPGVISFTTPATYLTQGVVELQ
- a CDS encoding flagella accessory protein C: MPNISDIIEEIKQKIKLGKKAKESSEPEPDDEFSFTLEEEAANESEDLFAANEELLAKIGELESKFPKIEMMVTNLRKENENLRSDIQSINENFQDMMALYEVVSNQINPFIGISKITATSMEKVEKMENESQNLRKRVEELQNDVVILANVYLNTHQIDLDGVINEVLAEEEFSKAISGEDSDDW
- a CDS encoding flagellin, with product MKITEFMKSKKGASGIGTLIVFIAMVLVAAVAASVLINTSGFLQQKAATTGKESTEQVASGLQVLNVMGYTSATNVDYVAIYATPNAGSSSIDLSQATLMISAGTNRFIKTYDSEAANLAFTDYEETATTDKNIFATDDATGNDCWKYVDTADNEFGIAVIQDADNTVSAANPVINKGDIVVITMKKGTLSLSTRTPVSGEIQPEFGAPGVISFTTPATYLNGKVVELQ
- the cobM gene encoding precorrin-4 C(11)-methyltransferase; protein product: MKKMIIVGAGPGDKELITIKGKNAIESADILIYAGSLVNPEVLEYNKKGAKIYNSATMTLDEVIDVAVNGINNGLTVVRVHTGDPALYGAIKEQIDELEKYEIDVNIIPGVTSLFAAAATLKSELTLPDVSQTVIITRPEGRTPKPAKESLIALAKHNATMAIYLGTGMIEKVCSELIEGGYPEDTAVSVVYHASWPDEKKIRGTLNDISEKVKGEGITKTALIIVGNVTNPTNYDYSKLYDKDFEHEFRKPKN
- a CDS encoding aconitase X catalytic domain-containing protein, whose amino-acid sequence is MHLTREEEKLYAGEYGEALETCMNLLVSLGDIYGAEKLVDISSAQVSGVSYKTIGEKGLEFLKDLADQGLKVSVPTTLNPAGMDLIRYDELKFPKDFAKKQLEIINCFKRMEIEISCTCTPYLTGNVPIFGSHVAWAESSAVAYVNSVIGARTNREGGPSALAAAIIGKTPCYGYHLTENRLPTQVFEVDMELEDSSSFYGILGRITGRIVKNGIPYFKFKNCESIKNDYLKSLGAALAASGGVALYHVEGITPEAKKGLETGNLEKVVIGKDDFEKEYENFKTSEKPDLICIGCPHCSLDEIKEVAEFVKAENAKFNAEVWVCTSIHMKSIADRMGYTKIIEDAGGKVVVDTCMVVAPIEDMGYKNVATNSGKAATYLPGFCKSNVIYGTTYEILKKATE
- a CDS encoding flagellin → MKKFMKSKKGAVGIGTLIIFIAMVLVAAIAASVIINTAGKLQHKASTVGDESTEQVASGIQVLKVIGHSDTKTSLDKIAIMVAPNVGGEIDLSTTLLTLGTGDAKYSLVYDDTQYNSDVKDDGSVSIFDETEWGTGSTYGVIVLQDSDNSTSESTHPTINYGDKVYITVAMQINSTSKVSGEVIPDYGASGIVEFRAPSVFTETVVALQ
- a CDS encoding archaellin/type IV pilin N-terminal domain-containing protein translates to MKITKFMKSKKGASGIGTLIVFIAMVLVAAVAASVLINTSGFLQQKASTTGKESTDQVASGLQVDGVTGLASTTLDKMVVYITPNAGSAAIDLKETKIFVTYDDQNQVLSYDGLLAASADGDIFSSTAALSLTTADVVVTRGGDRITIVTATDVSTLTEGTAVTLAPATAQSVDDVWITGIADIDGVTGTVISSTGAGPYTLVIALDSDDATTLVAIADGTKDSIKINGIDNIDMTSATFTEDANDGTVIAITGATAEDIDTDSGLSNGDTASITLDDGSIVSAVSGTVSNIGDDTITITAAITAVTEDETYTDTTGSLSGTTVWDGVDASSFKILVLQGTVTDGVIDKGDLVGVAIDTNAIFGGIPNREAVSAKLQPEFGAPGIVSFTTPATYSTSIVELQ